The DNA sequence GTCCACATACCAACTTTCAATGGCGTCTGGGATCTTTTAACTCATAAATCAACTGAAAAACATGGACAACTGTTTTTTGGGCAACAGCAGTTATTTCACTTAAAAGGTGTTGaacattcatctttgcctcctACACAGTTGATCTGCGTGTATGCAATACCAATGCAGGCCATTCAACGAAGAGTCCCCTATTCACTATTTTGAGTGAAGACTAGAGAGACATTCGGTAAAAGAGTGAGGTTTAGACTCAGATTTTTCTCTTTAAAATGTATGATGTAAAAACAGAGAAAAACATCAATCTGTTACCATCCTTTGCACTGTACTTCAAGTAAATGTTTTTGCACAATTGTCAGTGGAAATTGTGAAAAGTACTCCTTGTGCATATAGTTGTATGGTTTATTTATTAACTTTGCAATACTTTTTGGGGGttggacatacattttaaagtgaaaaagtCTTATCATCACTCTGCATGGACACTTAAGAAGTCATCCATCATGGTTTCCTAATAATGGGGTGAATCACATTAAAGAGAACATTAGTCATTTGGTTGGTAAACGAATGCATTCAATGTACGACACTATTCTCAATTGTGCCATTTTGAAAATGAAACCTCGACGATTTGCACGATCATCCAGATAAGTAAGAAATCTCAGCAACGCAACTTTTCTCTAACTCAATTATGCATGAAACACACCGAGTATCTGACTGCTGATACGCTCTAATGTGTGGTGCACAtttttagaatggtgttttcccacaaattgcattttggaacatttgcgcGTAGGTCTACTGCCGTGTGCACAATGCTGCGCTTATTTTGATccaaacattctgatctgttctaCCAGCCTTATTAATTGCTATGGCGTATGCCTCCGCTACACTACACTTTGATACGCATAGTGATAAAAAGTGAGTATATGCAATGCCCACAAAAAAAGTGAGTACACGTAAGGGATAAACGCCGACGTTCTGTACATTATATTGGAAATAATGGATGGCGGGACTAGGGGTAGCCGAgtagctttctgtaactttgtagcaagTATTGTCTACATGTCTAGGCGCACATGACGTATTTTGTTTCTAGCAAGAGAAGGAATTGTCTCCTACTGTGATAAGTACCTATCGGCAGTCTGTAGGGTAACGGTGTAACTAGCCCGACCTAAGAACAATGTCTAAATGCTGACACAAGACAAGAAATGTTTGGGAAAACATTGGTATGTGGATAAAGGTCATGGTTAGGCGAATAAATTATGAAGGTAAATAGATGGCTAGAGTTTACTTTTTTAGTTATTTCATGAAATAGGCATAGTGTTTCACGCAAGTGTGTTCAAATCCATTTCATCAGTTTTATTTAGAAATTATTTAGTAATAGTTAAAAGCTAAGTCTAGTTGtcttattttaattattttaatAAAATATAGGGGATTGCACATCACTCACTTTTAATATCTGCACTATGAGGAGATTTGATGTAAAGACCCTCTTTTTAACTCACCTGCACATACATTTTCTTTGTTGTTCCTTTTCCTTACAATCCATTATGTACAATTTCACTAAATATTATTGGAATAATGCACAAATTTACATCCCTGCAGTCTTGAAATGACATTCAGGAGCAAAAGATTTTCAATAGGTGTTTTTAATTCATAAAAGAAATATATTCATTCGAATATAAGATTGGAATGGAATATAACTAAAAACATTAAATAACATTGGAATATAACATTTAATAACAATAACTCATTACTTTACTAATTCAGTGTAACATTGACGTTGCATTTCTTTTGTTCTGCTATTGCACAATTCTAATTTGTACATAGGTCACAAATGAAGCTATCCACCAACTCCTTATCACCTTATCACTATGCGTATCACTATGCGTATCACTATGCGTATCACTGCTCACACCTAATCCAGTCCCCACCTGTGACTGAAAACACCTCACAGAAAAGGCACTCTGCATCCTCTTCTTTGGTGGCTGATTTGTCTTGTTGTGTTGCAACAACCTTGAGACAAACTTTttttgaaaaacctgctttgttttcttactctctctcttttcttcttgtTGATGTTTCTGTCGAGCCTTTTTCTCCAGCAACCTTTTGTAAATTGAGGCAGTCAGTACAGCCACAGACTGCCTTCCTCGGCCTCGCCTCCTGGAGCCTCTGGGACAACTCCAATAAACTGCTGCAGGTGTTGGTTtaagcaaaaacaaacaaacaataacaCATGAGTATTGGTACAATAAACACTTATAATCACAATATGCAAATATATAATCCCTAAAATGAGTGCTGCCTTTTTTTATACCAACATTTGGAGCAAGGGTAGGCTTCAGGGTGGAGGTTGTGATTGAGAAAGGTGTGGTGGAGGTAGAGGTTTTGGCGTTAGAGCTGGTGGCGTTGGAGGTAGAGCTAGTGATGGTGGCGGTAGAGCTGGTGGCCGTATCGGTAGAGGTGGCAGCGGCGGCGGTAGAGCACTGTGGTTGAATGGATTCTTTGCATTGAAAATATATGAGAAAAACAATACATCGGTGTTAGTACAATAAACACTTTCTACCAAGTACATGCTGCTTCTGCTACTTTTCATTCATTTAGATTACTTTTTCTTTCTGGCAATGGGCTCAGGCTCCTCTATAACCTCAGGCTCTTCTATAACCCATCGAGGATGAGGATGTGGGGTTGCTCAGGGGTGCAACCAACACTGTGGGCGAAGTGGCGAAGCCAGTCGACAAAGATGGAACTGTTGACCCAGCCTGAGTCACTCACCCTTCCAACCAGCAGTTGTTTGTTCATCCTCTTCCGGGGGAAGATGAAGAGGGACGGTACGTACTGCCTTGCTGCACTGATAGCACAAATTACTGTGAAGCCCCTCTCTGCGCTGGTCATCCGTGCAACCTGTTTGGCTCCCTTCGTGGCCACCGCAGGCAACGGTTTCTGGACGTTTTGTATTCCCGTCTCATCCATGGTCCAAATCTTCGTTGGCCCCGGCCTCCCTGACGCTGTTTAAAACGTCCGCATAGGCTTAGATAACTGGTCAACCTTAAGCTTATTAAACCTGTTTGGgacggggcagtattttcacgttcggatgaaaagtgtgcccagagtaaactgcctgctactcgggcccagagtaaactatttgcatattattagtagatttggataggaaacactctgaagtttctaaaacggtttgaatgatgtctgtgagtttaacagaactaatatggcaggcaaaaacctgagaaaaatccaaccgggaagtgggaaatctgaggtttgtagtttttctagtgattgcctatccaaactacagtgtctgtggggtcattttgcacttcctaaggcttccactagatgtcaacagtctttagaaccttgtttcatgcttctactgtgactggggagagaataagagctgactcaacaagtggactgcctgaggccaatgagttgtttactgtgcGGTCACGCaggtgcgccgttccttctttttcctctgtaatgaatacgttATTGttcagttggaatattatcaaagatttatgataaaaagacccaaaggattgattgtaaacatcgtttgacatgtttctacgaacggtaatggaactttttgaattttcgtctagggttttgcgctcgcgcattgtgcctttggaatagtgatctgaacgcacaaacaaaacggaggtatttggacataaatatggagtttatcgaacaaaacaaacatttcttgtgggagtcctgggagtgcattccgacgaagatcagcaaaggtaagtgaagatttataatactatttctgagttttgttgactccagaacttggcgggtaactgtatagcttgctttgatggctgagctctgtactcagaatattgaacaatgtgcattcaaatattgaacaatgtgctaaagctgttttgaaatctgacacagcggttgcattaacctgttgaggatcttatcccgatcttatcccggtattgggattcattgtcatgtgaccatggcggggaattcaaaactgcaagagtaatcatttcaaaaaaatcaaataatcaactattttcctccatttgaaagatatatctcctaaatctaaccacgctgtccgattttcagaggcattacggagaatgcataaagttaggttatgtgaggagagtacattgacaatagctgcgtgtaatgtttagccaattcaaagaagggcatcaacagacagaaaactagctagaattatgcacttacctttgacaatctgcatcagatgacactcataggacattatgttatacaatacatgcattcttagttccatcaagttcatatttatatccaaaaacagcatttacagtcgcggtgaaattcagaatttttttcggctcgaatgcacccagtgaatccagcattacaaatcacggaattactattcgaaaacattggtaaattataatattgtcattcaaagaataatatattatcatctcgtaattgctaccgaatggccagatctcaaaataactttactgggaaatcacattttgcataaactgggtactatgctaacaacaatgagctatatgctaagctaagctataccgttagcattagcatcatctaatatcgataataacattctaaatatccccttacctttgattatctccatcagaaggcgctgccagagatcccaggtccagaacaaatgtggtttcttttgacaaagttcataatttatgtccaaatagttagcgttcagtaggctcccacaaaatgaggtgggcagtgtaaagtcacgtcgaaaagctaaagaaaacctagtaaataatctatttacgtttgtttaaacatgtcaaacgttgtttagcactaatcttttgttccatttttaacgtgaaacatcagtaaacatcagtaatattttcacacaacctatcaagtgtctagaataaacgataatgacaaaggcactcttctcagattcatgcgcaggcgcaaaaaatgaagtgatgacgtgtcaacttgtaagctttctaattcggtctgtattcatgacagatgcttccaacaactttctaaagatcgttgacatctagtggaagcagtaggagttgcgaactgaatcctttctcactgtggtatctttaaaacaatgacactaaatagtacagtcacaaaattctcatttttttaaatctatttttcacaggtttttgcctgcaatatgagttttgttatacttacagacaccattcaaactgttttagaaaattcagagtgttttctatccgaatgtgttaataatatgcatatcctagcttctgagttggtgtagggttagggttagggttagggttaggcagttaaaaatgggcacatatttctttcaaaattctcaatactgcccccgtggcccgtagaggttaaggagaagtgtatctataattctttcaataactgttgtaaattttatcaccgtttatgatgagtatttttgtaaattgatgtgctcattcaccggatgttttggaggcaaaacattttctgaacatcacgtgccaatgtaaaatggggtttttggatataaatatgaactttatcgaacaaaacatacatgtattgtgcaacattgagtcctgggagtgtcatctgatgaagattgtcaaaggttagtgattaattttagctgtatttctgttttttgtgacacctctccttgcttggaaaatggctgtgtggtttttcttgtcaaggtgatgtcctaacataatctaatgctatgctttcaccgtaaagcctttttgaaatcggacaatgtggttggattaacgagaagtttatctttaaaatggtgtaaaatagttgattgtttgagaaatttgaattatgagatttttgttgttttgtatttcgcgccctgctattcCATTGGGTGTTGGCGAGGggtccgctagcggaatgtctgtccTCAATTAAAGCCCATGGTCTCGCAAGACTGGTTGCTTGCGATACTTGAACTGACAGTTTAGAGTTGCGCTTCATGAAGCCACTGAACCAATCCACCCCTGCATACCCCTTTCCTTTGTTGAACCTGTGCTTGATTCCCATCCTTTCTGCCAGATTGAAGGTGAGTCTTCTCACGTCCCATGATGTTATGCCAAATAGGGCTCTTTCCATTTGTTGAATGTGGTTGACAAGGTCACTttcatacagttgaaatcggaagtttacatacaccttagccaaatacatttaaactgagattttcacaattcctgacatttaatccttgtaaaaatcccctgttttaggtcagttaggattaccactttattttatgaatgtgaaatgtcagaataatagtagagagaatgatttatttcgcATGTTTTACACACTCATCCAACATTACTAATTTACTCAAAAATTCTCAATTTTTCTCTCTAAATAGGTGGATTATTTTTCTTAAGGGTTTCCTACTTGCATATAAAGAATACATCTATAGATCTAACTTTATTGAAACATAGCTAcaactttaaaaatgttttaaaaaatgtatcaattTACCACAAAATTGTTTTGTTAACATATCTCCAAAAGTTATGTGGAGAGGACATTTTTGGTTGAGCAAAAGCAATGGCAGCCAGTGAACGTTTGCGGAAATAATTAGGTGACATCTTGTGGTTTTGATGTGAATTACAGGGGGGGACTAGTTACCCCCTAGTACCCTACAGCGATGGAAATATctgttgctaatatgactaggataatgcatttggctgctagacaatgaaAGTTGCTTAAACAACAGAACAGGAGAGAGCATGAggaaattggacagtgcagttagattaacaagaatgtaagcattctgcccatatcagatatgtctatgtcctgggaaatgtttttgttacttacaacctcatgctaatcacattagcctacgttagctcaaccgtcccgtgggggggacactgatcccgtagaggttttaagaaACACGGCCCTGCATGGCTTCCAGGTACTCACATTGTTTGTACACAGCAGCGCTATATTGACCCACCTTTGACTTGATTTCTCTATTTTTTTGCAAGAACATTCATCTACTCCTTGCTGACCAAAGGCCGCCCTTCCCCTCTCTACATTGTCTTCTCTGCGGTAGTCTTCTGCTCTGTCAACGGTTTCCTCCAAGGCCACTACATGCTCCACTGTGCCACGTACGATGATGCGTGGCAGACCGACATTCGTCTGTACACCGGTAAGTGAGATCTGAGATACCAGCGGAAATGATTTCGCAGTCTTTTCCCAGCCcttattctgaatattacagtgcCTGGATGATGTTCACATAAATTTAACAGTCATTTGGTATCCTATGTTGAAGCCTTAAATAAATGCTATAGATTTATTTCCAAAGTAATGTAATTTCACCCTTTAAAGGGTAACATTTGATAACTGCTAGAGCTACTGTAGATGAAGTCCGAgatcaaaaacattttttaaaaattggTTAGGAAAACACACAACGGGAAAACCAGTCGTGCAGTCTGGGAGACTAATCTGGCCAGAGAACTTTGAGGTTTTTGGCCTGGAACTGTGAGAAAACAAGTTGGCATTCGCTTCCTCCTTGCAAATGTTCTGTGTTTATTGGTCAGTTAATGAGGCTAGATTCttcaaaacatgcattttttggTCTCAGCAGGATATGGGACGATACGTATCACAGTATCCTTCCACAAGAATAGAAATAATGATTTGTTGACAAAGTCTGAGTTTGGGGTTGCATTGTACAAGCTTCTGCCAGCATGAACGATTTTAACAGatcaaacatttgtttttttataGAACTAGAATGTGGTTTGCATTAAGAGCCTGTACTGTTTTTTTCAGGTTTGCTGATGTTTTTCCTGGGAATGGCCATCAACATTCACAGCGACCACATTCTTCTACATTTAAGAAAACCCGGAGAAGTTGTTTACAAGATTCCCCAAGGTACCAGATGGAATTCTGGTTAACAGATGTCAGGCAGTGTTTCGGGCAACTGTTCCAGTCTTGTGAAACAATAGCAAAAATGTGAATCTTCAGCCAAATAACTAACCATGTTCTGTACTGTTTAGTTAGTCACTGTCTGTACAGCCATGTGATGATAAACAGAACAAGCAGAGCATATTCAGAATATTCTGGTGTCAATGTGACCTTTTGCTTTTATCTCTACTTACGTTTGCTTTGTAAGGGCTATGCCTGTGCTGATCGAAAGatatttaaaggcccagtgcagtcaaaattcagtttttcctgtgttttatatcatactgttcaacagctgatgaaactaacactgtaaaagtgtgaggaaaaaaactatttcctgataattgctggttgaaaatacaatctacacagcaggtttgcatgggcatgagttttggctttccatggtgacatcagcatgtggtaaattggttaatagacaaATAACAgttagttccaaacctctctgccaataacagctagtttttagtttctccctccccactcagactatTCACAGACAGTCCTGgctaaattattgcttgagaaaggttttttgttgttgctaaaaagctatttttgcctattttaatagaaatctattacagtaaggtacttaattgttacccagtaAAAATGTGATATTGATATAAACACTTCTGCATTGGGCCtaacttcttatggctggaatcccgttaccgggatcgATATggcaacagccagtgaaagtgcagggcgccaaattcaaaacaacaaaaatctcataattaaagttcctcaaacatacaagtattatacaccattttaaagctttattTCTTGTTAATCCAGTTAATCCAgccacaaaaaaacacagccattttccagccaaagagaggagtcacaaaaagcagaaagagataaaatgaatcactaacctttgatgatcttcatcagatgacactcatagcaCTTCATGTTACagaatacatgtatgttttgttcgataaagttcatatttatatccgaaatctcagtttacattggcgcgttatgttcagtaatgttttgcctccaaaacatccgggGATTTTGCaaagagccacatcaatttacagaaatagtcatcataaatgttgatgaaaatacaagtgttatgcatggaactttagataaacttctccttaatgcaaccgctgtgtcagatttcaaaaaagctttaccgaaaaagcacaccatgctTTTTCGGTAAAGCACACCATCGGA is a window from the Salmo trutta chromosome 38, fSalTru1.1, whole genome shotgun sequence genome containing:
- the LOC115178280 gene encoding uncharacterized protein LOC115178280 isoform X2, producing MECKENVIHYLSWGFIVSGVAYLFRQTRFQTPYGRYVTSDGTPGRTCPAKLAWFLQELPSFLVPMLLLLSTDTQPSLGKDLLLWTFCLHYFQRLLYNLRLFYNPSRMRMWGCSGVQPTLWAKWRSQSTKMELLTQPESLTLPTSSCLFILFRGKMKRDGTYCLAALIAQITVKPLSALVIRATCLAPFVATAGNGFWTFCIPVSSMVQIFVGPGLPDAV